One genomic window of Bacteroidales bacterium includes the following:
- a CDS encoding efflux RND transporter permease subunit, with protein MEKLLNKLLKAPWLIIALTLIISGVFFYYMKENSKMETDLDKYMPQDHPAFVFSDQAEEWFGINDGIIVAIENKNGIFNSETLDTLKQLTKRLQKMDEIEKEDVTSLYTADNIVGSEEGMDVRAFFKRVPKTDSTLNVLQENVKNNEMVFGRLVSTDETVTVIIAEIRDDVFTQEFYGDILKTASSFQTDDIKIHVAGRPIVEGTMALLGPADMKKMVPIVLLVITIVLFIMLRSVKSTLLTMSVVFFSTLWAFGLMALVNVPIYAVSTMIPVMLIAIGVADGVHLYSHLHLFQRKNPDATKKEAVKDMIKNMWKPVVMTSVTTSVGFISLLTSQVYPIKYFGIFTAFGVMAAMLFSLSLIPAGIMVFGLPKIKKAKENKGKHNSHIADKFATAVIKKRSISIIVTALIIIGSIVGMQKIWINSSFLEKFEKDSDIVMTDKFINSHFGGTTTLNLILDAEGKKETFKDPEVLKLVDKMQNKVESELQVVGNSFSLTDYVNRMNKVMNADNEKFNVIPDTKNMIAQYLLLYEMSGDPENLNKVVDYDYEKLNVTFQLKSDNSKAINSTLKVVKTFEDDFKKLGITVKYAGSGYKGLVFTDLILEGQIMSLILSLLIVIVLLSLMFKNIRLGLIGAVPIVITALMSFGIMGFLNIPLNTTTALLSSIAIGIGIDYAVHFIEQYRTNAKKTGDKMLTAQKTMAHSGRAIIFNAVVVIVGFMVLTFSVFPPNRELGALVSLNMFTSFVGTLTVMLILLYSGNLYFKKKKINN; from the coding sequence ATGGAGAAATTATTAAATAAATTGTTGAAAGCCCCTTGGCTGATTATTGCATTAACGCTTATTATAAGCGGTGTGTTCTTTTATTATATGAAAGAAAACTCAAAAATGGAAACTGACCTTGACAAATACATGCCGCAAGATCATCCTGCATTTGTATTCAGCGATCAAGCAGAAGAATGGTTCGGAATTAACGACGGAATTATTGTTGCCATAGAAAATAAAAACGGAATTTTTAATTCTGAAACGCTTGATACTTTAAAGCAGCTCACAAAAAGGCTGCAAAAAATGGATGAGATTGAAAAAGAAGACGTAACATCCTTATACACCGCAGATAACATTGTCGGCTCAGAAGAAGGTATGGATGTAAGGGCTTTTTTCAAAAGAGTTCCTAAAACAGACAGCACCTTAAATGTTTTACAAGAAAATGTTAAAAACAATGAAATGGTATTCGGAAGACTTGTTTCAACAGACGAAACGGTTACTGTTATTATTGCCGAAATCAGAGATGATGTTTTTACACAGGAGTTTTACGGTGATATTTTGAAAACTGCTTCAAGTTTCCAAACAGACGACATAAAAATTCATGTTGCAGGTCGCCCGATTGTCGAAGGTACAATGGCATTACTCGGTCCGGCAGATATGAAAAAAATGGTGCCTATTGTATTACTTGTAATTACAATTGTATTGTTTATAATGCTCAGAAGTGTAAAAAGCACATTATTGACAATGAGTGTTGTCTTTTTCAGCACATTGTGGGCTTTCGGTTTAATGGCTTTAGTAAATGTTCCGATTTATGCCGTTTCAACAATGATTCCGGTAATGCTTATTGCAATCGGGGTTGCTGACGGTGTTCATCTATACAGCCACTTACACCTGTTTCAACGAAAAAATCCGGATGCAACGAAAAAAGAAGCAGTAAAAGACATGATAAAAAATATGTGGAAGCCGGTTGTAATGACATCAGTAACAACTTCCGTAGGGTTTATTTCACTGTTAACATCACAAGTTTACCCGATTAAATATTTCGGTATTTTCACGGCATTCGGCGTAATGGCTGCCATGTTATTTTCTCTTTCTTTAATACCTGCCGGAATTATGGTGTTCGGCTTGCCGAAAATTAAAAAGGCTAAAGAAAATAAGGGGAAACACAATTCTCATATTGCGGACAAATTTGCAACAGCAGTAATAAAAAAAAGAAGTATTTCAATTATAGTAACAGCACTTATTATAATCGGCTCAATTGTCGGGATGCAAAAAATTTGGATAAATTCAAGTTTCCTTGAAAAATTTGAGAAAGACAGCGACATTGTAATGACAGATAAATTTATTAACAGTCATTTCGGAGGAACAACAACACTTAATTTAATTCTTGACGCAGAAGGTAAAAAAGAAACATTTAAAGATCCCGAAGTTTTGAAACTTGTTGACAAAATGCAAAACAAAGTTGAATCAGAATTACAGGTTGTAGGTAACTCTTTTTCTCTGACTGATTATGTAAACAGAATGAACAAAGTAATGAATGCCGATAATGAAAAATTTAACGTAATCCCGGACACAAAAAACATGATTGCCCAATACCTTTTGCTTTATGAAATGTCCGGCGACCCTGAAAACCTGAACAAAGTTGTTGATTATGATTACGAAAAACTTAATGTAACATTTCAGCTTAAAAGCGACAATTCTAAAGCAATAAATTCAACCCTTAAAGTTGTTAAAACTTTTGAGGACGATTTCAAAAAACTCGGAATAACTGTAAAATACGCCGGCAGTGGATACAAGGGGCTGGTATTTACAGACTTAATTCTTGAAGGCCAAATAATGAGTTTGATATTATCATTATTGATTGTTATTGTTTTATTGTCACTGATGTTTAAAAATATAAGATTAGGCTTAATTGGTGCAGTACCTATAGTTATCACAGCTTTAATGAGTTTCGGAATAATGGGATTCTTAAATATTCCTTTAAATACAACAACAGCTCTATTATCGAGTATTGCAATAGGAATAGGAATTGATTATGCCGTACATTTTATAGAACAATACAGAACAAATGCGAAAAAAACCGGAGACAAAATGTTGACAGCACAAAAAACAATGGCTCACTCAGGAAGAGCAATTATTTTTAATGCTGTTGTTGTCATAGTCGGGTTTATGGTTCTTACGTTTTCTGTATTCCCGCCGAACAGAGAGCTGGGAGCATTAGTTTCGCTTAATATGTTCACAAGTTTTGTAGGAACTTTGACTGTTATGTTGATTCTTTTATACAGCGGAAACTTATATTTTAAAAAGAAAAAAATTAATAACTAA
- a CDS encoding outer membrane lipoprotein-sorting protein yields the protein MKNLKITSIAIAVLMIASLGANAQLTGKQIVEKAYNLPAGKDKTSVLTMTLTNKQGKQRVRKIKQFSKDMGTVEKSIMFFQSPADVKNTSFMSWTYDSNKADDQWIYLPALKKTKRISSDSKSDYFMGSDFTYDDLGDRKLDADNHKLLKTETINGQACYVVESVSKDEDYMYSKTKTWINKSNFVGVKKEFYDEDEDLLKILTIKKVQKISGFWVITNSEMKNVQKNHKTSMILNNVQINTGVSDAKFTERMMMRGL from the coding sequence ATGAAAAATTTAAAAATCACATCAATAGCAATTGCTGTATTAATGATAGCAAGCTTAGGTGCAAACGCACAATTAACAGGAAAGCAAATAGTAGAAAAAGCATATAACTTGCCTGCCGGAAAAGATAAAACGTCTGTTTTAACAATGACATTGACAAATAAACAAGGAAAACAAAGAGTTCGTAAAATAAAACAGTTCTCAAAAGATATGGGAACTGTTGAAAAAAGCATTATGTTTTTTCAATCTCCGGCAGACGTAAAAAATACATCTTTTATGAGCTGGACTTATGACAGTAACAAAGCTGACGACCAATGGATTTATTTACCGGCATTGAAAAAAACAAAACGTATTTCAAGCGACAGTAAAAGCGACTATTTTATGGGATCCGATTTTACTTATGACGATTTAGGAGACAGGAAATTAGATGCTGACAATCACAAGTTGCTTAAAACAGAAACAATTAACGGGCAAGCCTGTTATGTTGTTGAAAGTGTTTCAAAAGACGAAGACTATATGTACTCCAAAACTAAAACCTGGATTAATAAGTCAAATTTTGTCGGTGTTAAAAAAGAATTTTATGATGAAGACGAAGATCTGCTAAAAATACTGACAATTAAGAAAGTTCAAAAAATTTCAGGATTCTGGGTAATTACAAATTCAGAAATGAAAAATGTGCAAAAAAATCATAAAACCTCAATGATATTAAATAATGTACAAATAAATACCGGCGTTTCAGATGCAAAATTTACTGAAAGAATGATGATGCGAGGATTATAA